Proteins encoded by one window of Streptomyces clavuligerus:
- a CDS encoding NADH-quinone oxidoreductase subunit N codes for MITTSGDPAVRTAVDAVRTTAADGSLVQSVDWLAIAPPTITAAVALILLVADLFVPERHKRWLGVGALAGLTAALLTLVPLRDGERRTFCLTTDADTCSYAADRFALAIQLLVLGGALLTALLSLHRVHRAYPVGEYWFLLLSATAGAALLPASRDLATLVVALEVASLPAFALVGLRRGDRLSSEAALKFFLSSVTATAVTLLGVSFVYAATGSLHLTRIAAELGSVPGQLDTLVKTGVALTLIGFAFKTAAVPFHFWVPDTYVGAPLPIAAFLSVVGKAVGFSGLILVTVVAFPGYADVWGPVVALLAALTMTAGNAAALRQDPDRPRSAVRLLAWSSVGQAGYILVPVAAAAYSSDDQIGATVAYALMYAVVNLGAFAVVALVARTKPLNRISDYRGLASTSPLTALVMAFFLLCLAGLPPGIIGLFAKVTVFSTAVDAELGWLAVVMAVNVVIALYYYLMWTAVLFRAPEPERAPGQQRTDRSGRPEPPATAGPGSAPTAVAARPATGTAAPALTLAIALTAVAAVVLSGYPELILRTAATSLF; via the coding sequence GTGATCACGACCAGCGGCGATCCCGCCGTCCGCACCGCGGTGGACGCCGTCCGCACCACCGCGGCCGACGGAAGCCTGGTCCAGTCCGTCGACTGGCTCGCGATCGCGCCCCCGACCATCACCGCGGCCGTCGCCCTGATCCTGCTGGTCGCCGACCTCTTCGTACCCGAACGGCACAAGCGCTGGCTGGGCGTCGGCGCGCTCGCGGGCCTCACCGCCGCGCTCCTGACCCTCGTACCGCTGCGGGACGGCGAACGCCGCACCTTCTGCCTCACCACCGACGCGGACACCTGTAGTTACGCCGCCGACCGCTTCGCCCTCGCCATCCAGCTCCTGGTGCTCGGCGGTGCGCTGCTGACGGCCCTGCTCTCGCTCCACCGCGTCCACCGCGCGTACCCGGTGGGGGAGTACTGGTTCCTGCTGCTGTCCGCCACCGCCGGCGCGGCCCTGCTGCCCGCGTCCCGGGACCTGGCCACCCTGGTCGTCGCCCTGGAGGTCGCCTCGTTGCCCGCCTTCGCGCTGGTCGGTCTGCGCCGGGGCGACCGGCTCTCCAGCGAGGCGGCGCTGAAGTTCTTCCTCTCCTCCGTCACCGCGACCGCCGTCACCCTGCTCGGCGTGAGTTTCGTGTACGCCGCCACCGGCAGTCTCCATCTCACCCGGATCGCCGCCGAGCTGGGCAGCGTCCCCGGACAGCTCGACACCCTTGTCAAGACGGGCGTCGCGCTGACCCTGATCGGCTTCGCCTTCAAGACGGCCGCCGTCCCCTTCCACTTCTGGGTCCCCGACACCTATGTGGGCGCGCCGCTGCCGATCGCGGCCTTCCTCTCCGTCGTCGGCAAGGCGGTCGGTTTCTCCGGGCTGATCCTGGTGACCGTGGTCGCGTTCCCCGGGTACGCGGATGTCTGGGGCCCCGTCGTGGCCCTGCTCGCCGCGCTGACCATGACGGCGGGCAACGCCGCCGCCCTGCGCCAGGACCCCGACCGGCCCCGGAGCGCGGTCCGGCTGCTGGCCTGGTCCTCCGTGGGCCAGGCGGGCTACATCCTGGTGCCCGTGGCCGCCGCCGCGTACTCCAGCGACGACCAGATCGGCGCGACGGTCGCGTACGCCCTGATGTACGCGGTCGTGAACCTGGGCGCCTTCGCCGTGGTGGCCCTGGTCGCCCGCACCAAGCCGCTGAACCGGATCTCCGACTACCGGGGCCTCGCGTCCACCAGCCCGCTCACCGCCCTGGTGATGGCCTTCTTCCTGCTCTGCCTGGCCGGTCTGCCGCCGGGGATCATCGGGCTCTTCGCGAAGGTCACGGTCTTCTCCACGGCCGTCGACGCCGAGCTGGGCTGGCTCGCCGTCGTCATGGCGGTCAACGTGGTCATCGCGCTGTACTACTACCTGATGTGGACGGCGGTGCTCTTCCGCGCTCCGGAGCCGGAACGGGCCCCGGGGCAGCAGCGGACGGACCGGTCCGGGCGGCCGGAGCCCCCGGCGACCGCCGGGCCCGGTTCCGCGCCGACGGCGGTCGCGGCACGGCCCGCCACGGGGACCGCCGCACCCGCCCTCACCCTGGCGATCGCCCTCACCGCCGTGGCGGCGGTGGTCCTCTCCGGCTACCCCGAGCTGATCCTCCGCACCGCGGCCACCAGCCTGTTCTGA